One window from the genome of Anopheles coluzzii chromosome X, AcolN3, whole genome shotgun sequence encodes:
- the LOC120955551 gene encoding translocator protein codes for MQSKGEIAKIVGAVLLPQLGGFVNGKLTRTQITEWYNHLNFPWFKPPNWLFAPVWTALYSGMGYASYLVWKTGGGFGGPAQLPLALYGTQLALNWAWTPIFFGLHQLKWSVVEILALTGSVAATGVAFYRINPLAGYLFVPYFAWCAFASALNYQIYSLNTSPASTATIEEVTDDAKSK; via the exons ATGCAGAGCAAGGGCGAGATCGCTAAAATCGTCGGCGCGGTGCTGCTGCCCCAGCTGGGCGGGTTCGTCAATGGGAAGCTCACGCGGACGCAGATCACCGAATGGTACAACCACCTGAACTTCCCGTGGTTCAAGCCCCCGAACTGGCTGTTTGCGCCGGTGTGGACCGCACTGTACTCTGGCATGGGGTACGCCTCGTACCTGGTGTGGAAGACGGGCGGCGGCTTCGGCGGCCCGGCCCAGCTGCCGCTCGCCCTGTACGGCACCCAGCTCGCGCTCAACTGGGCCTGGACGCCGATCTTTTTCGGCCTGCACCAGCTCAAATGG agcGTGGTGGAAATTCTGGCCCTCACCGGCTCGGTCGCGGCAACCGGTGTAGCGTTCTACCGGATCAACCCGCTCGCCGGCTACCTGTTCGTGCCGTACTTTGCCTGGTGCGCCTTTGCCAGCGCGCTTAACTACCAGATCTACAGTCTGAACACGTCGCCGGCCTCGACCGCCACGATCGAGGAGGTGACCGACGATGCTAAGAGCAAGTAA
- the LOC120956949 gene encoding putative vitellogenin receptor, whose product MRLVVLVATVVLLAANVSAGKVESEKKSTAASKSCGAHEFQCENGACIPAAGHCNDIQDCADGSDESGCDYFLCRAPFWYRCRHESTCISGSSRCDGQRDCLGGDDEENCDNYEVPHRAPLCSKAEFTCTDRACIPADLVCDGVQHCLDGSDETIGCIDIAGKCKGFLCRNKHCLQSHHWVCDGLDDCGDGSDEEHCLSECTLEHGKYECANNHTCVDVTQVCNGADDCGDGSDEGPGCKVPADGCKALHCAPQTCKVLPDGKPVCLCGVGFRFEPSAGRCVDVNECARYGLCSQGCINTPGSFRCTCIDQFHLMRDGRTCELSSGTEALMLYTTQKAVGAMYLTSLHQYYVAKELSQVIGVAYDGSHVYWTDISHKTESIERSLEDGSDRVQLLTAGLISPEDIALDWLTGNIYFSDSGQMHIAVCSSDGYHCRAIVQDELHKPRGIALLPQNGTLFYSDWGNNAMIGRARMDGTEQQVVVSDGIHWPNGLTLDWPNQRLYWIDAKLKRIESMHFDGTDRVVVLDDVLKHPFSIAVFNDRLYWSDWDTKSIQSCDKFTGKMRQTLVHDRMIFDVHVYHSSIQPKVSHACANHTCTHLCLLTSNATYACACPQGMELSRDKHSCASVAKRQDILLGIGHYLVTLKHHPFGRHATGRGEPLPVATISRLAFNSLTGELFVADNSRRAIYTVELGSLRTQRLVRSGIGRITALAFDYLSNTLYWSDAERSTIEIYSLQTRHRSIIQHYLGDDAPVALALIPETGKMFVALRSPSGHTHIDRQDMTGRGPHTHVIEERLGSNGTISFAVDQDLRSVFWSDSGTNRIEITSFEGDTRHLFREYLREPVSLAIIGSELFWTCRGSQRLYWSDKHNVGATKRISVQLPPDLAVPDEMPIAASQPTTRRPDHPCTRSNGGCSHICVAGGLYTSACVCPTGMVFNTTLARVCIDAAACAFRCASGECLARGLRCNGRVDCMDQSDEQGCESKTPAGAGTTGCRWNEFRCADGSRCIAATSRCDSRPDCADRSDEANCEGYNRRTNCTRYQFSCADGFCVDATARCDQVPDCPDGSDEQECAGVGGKGGVAATTCAAGMFRCNSGQCVPGSWECDGSPDCHDASDEHESCQPAEKKQEEGKGKEQERCGEGRFRCGVGFCISSALVCDGNDDCGDGTDEEHCVGRIGATAAQCSEQAIANGTAYRCARSGACLPAAARCNGTAECPHGEDETGCSNCGLREFQCADGQCIRQEWRCDHDQDCDDGSDERNCTAGADGSTAHTHAIDCGRDTFECGPGECIPVAKLCDGRRDCTNGHDEEGACASACTGGLGPCAQICQKSPAGSICACLEGYELAGDRKTCTDVNECARGQPCAQQCANVHGSYRCACHDGFMLRPDKASCKSVGPAPHLLYTALDQVRQLTLQQPPRIDTVLRANGSRITALDLDVRQRRLYYAAENGAALYEHDLRTNETRVLANVGRPDRLAVDWVAGNVYFADATEPSLKVCHFGRGACARVASFSQRNYVKAVAVDPVNRYLFYALLFSWIFQVPHTIVYRARLDGSLQEIVTKQAGIVSALAVDPQAQLLYYTELAGNTLRRVDYLGQGQRVLAEDQPGLLHQPVQLSVYENQALVVNRAPPGSIGQCQLYGQYRCEPYRVNVPPTGLLLVVQESRQPMVPNVCDRANCTHLCVAVGPVARCICENGLEIAEGDRCAEPKDGARAMKPYRGTVLVGAAAPAQPTTDGADDEGAGWLAGLLHVLLYVTLVGATVGAGWYVYRQRFQHKFDVGIHFNNTELSTSEYAQVELCKVEGRNVLTLVQHPAEADALSAISGATDGNGPDIQNFAVGSTDTPYYNCDDDLHERLIV is encoded by the exons ATGCGGTTAGTGGTGTTAGTGGCGACGGTGGTGCTGCTTGCAGCGAACGTTAGTGCCGGGAAAGTGGAGTCGGAAAAGAAGAGCACGGCCGCCAGCAAATCGTGCGGTGCACACGAGTTCCAGTGCGAAAATGGGGCCTGCATACCTGCCGCCGGCCACTGCAACGATATACAGGACTGTGCCGACGGCAGCGACGAGTCTGGATGTG ATTACTTTCTCTGCAGGGCGCCGTTCTGGTACCGGTGCCGGCACGAGTCGACCTGCATCAGCGGCTCGAGCCGGTGCGACGGCCAGCGGGACTGTCTCGGCGGGGACGACGAGGAGAACTGCGACAACTACGAGGTGCCGCACCGGGCGCCCCTCTGCAGCAAGGCGGAGTTTACCTGCACCGATCGGGCCTGCATCCCGGCCGACCTGGTGTGCGACGGCGTCCAGCACTGTCTGGACGGGTCGGACGAAACGATCGGCTGCATCGACATCGCAGGGAAGTGCAAGGGCTTCCTGTGCCGCAACAAGCACTGCCTGCAGTCGCACCACTGGGTGTGCGACGGGCTGGACGACTGTGGCGACGGCTCGGACGAGGAGCACTGCCTGAGCGAGTGTACGCTCGAGCACGGGAAGTACGAGTGCGCGAACAACCACACCTGCGTGGACGTGACGCAGGTGTGCAACGGGGCGGACGATTGCGGCGACGGCAGCGACGAGGGCCCGGGCTGTAAGGTGCCGGCGGACGGTTGCAAGGCGCTGCACTGCGCGCCGCAGACGTGCAAGGTGCTGCCGGACGGGAAGCCGGTCTGCCTGTGCGGCGTCGGCTTCCGGTTCGAGCCGAGCGCGGGCCGGTGCGTGGACGTGAACGAGTGCGCCCGGTACGGGCTGTGCTCGCAGGGCTGCATCAACACGCCCGGCTCGTTCCGCTGCACCTGCATCGACCAGTTCCACCTGATGCGGGACGGGCGCACGTGCGAGCTGTCGTCCGGCACGGAGGCGCTGATGCTGTACACCACCCAGAAGGCGGTCGGTGCGATGTACCTGACCTCGCTGCACCAGTACTACGTCGCGAAGGAGCTGTCGCAGGTGATCGGCGTGGCGTACGACGGCAGCCACGTGTACTGGACGGACATCTCGCACAAGACGGAGTCGATCGAGCGGTCGCTGGAGGACGGCAGCGACCGGGTGCAGCTGCTCACCGCCGGCCTGATCTCGCCCGAGGACATCGCGCTCGACTGGCTGACCGGGAACATCTACTTCAGCGACAGCGGCCAGATGCACATTGCCGTCTGCTCGAGCGACGGCTACCACTGCCGGGCGATCGTGCAGGACGAGCTGCACAAGCCGCGCGGGATCGCGCTGCTGCCGCAGAACGGTACGCTGTTCTACAGCGACTGGGGCAACAACGCGATGATCGGGCGGGCCCGGATGGACGGTACCGAGCAGCAGGTCGTCGTCAGCGACGGCATCCACTGGCCGAACGGGCTGACGCTCGACTGGCCCAACCAGCGGCTGTACTGGATCGACGCCAAGCTGAAGCGCATCGAGAGCATGCACTTTGACGGCACCGAcagggtggtggtgctggacgATGTGCTGAAGCACCCGTTTTCGATCGCGGTCTTCAACGACCGGCTGTACTGGTCCGACTGGGACACCAAGAGCATCCAGTCGTGCGACAAGTTTACCGGCAAGATGCGGCAAACGCTCGTCCACGATCGCATGATATTTG ATGTGCACGTCTATCACTCGAGCATACAGCCGAAGGTAAGCCATGCCTGCGCGAATCACACCTGCACCCATCTCTGTCTGCTCACCTCGAACGCGACGTACGCGTGCGCCTGCCCGCAAGGAATGGAGCTGTCGCGGGACAAGCACAGCTGCGCCAGTGTCGCCAAGCGGCAGGACATCCTGCTCGGCATCGGCCACTATCTGGTGACGCTCAAGCATCACCCGTTCGGGCGGCATGCGACGGGGCGCGGAGAACCGCTGCCGGTCGCCACGATCAGCCGGCTCGCGTTCAACAGCCTGACTGGCGAGCTGTTCGTCGCGGACAACAGCCGCCGGGCGATCTACACGGTCGAGCTCGGGTCGCTCCGCACCCAGCGGCTGGTCCGGAGCGGCATCGGCCGGATAACAGCACTCGCTTTCGACTACCTAAGCAACACGCTGTACTGGTCCGACGCGGAACGGTCCACTATTGAGATATATAGTTTGCAGACCCGGCATCGTTCGATCATTCAGCACTACCTCGGGGACGATGCGCCGGTCGCACTCGCGCTCATCCCCGAGACGGGCAAGATGTTCGTGGCGCTCCGGTCGCCCTCCGGCCACACGCACATCGACCGGCAGGACATGACCGGCCGTGGTCCGCACACGCACGTCATCGAGGAGCGGCTAG GCAGCAACGGTACGATCAGCTTCGCGGTCGACCAGGACCTCCGGTCCGTCTTCTGGAGCGACAGCGGCACGAACCGGATCGAGATCACCAGCTTCGAGGGGGACACGCGCCACCTGTTCCGGGAGTATCTGCGCGAGCCGGTCTCGCTCGCGATCATCGGCAGCGAGCTGTTCTGGACGTGCCGCGGCTCCCAGCGGCTGTACTGGTCGGACAAGCACAACGTCGGCGCGACGAAGCGCATCAGCGTGCAGCTGCCGCCCGATCTGGCCGTGCCGGACGAGATGCCGATCGCGGCGAGCCAGCCGACGACCCGCCGGCCCGACCACCCGTGCACGCGCAGCAACGGCGGCTGCTCGCACATCTGCGTGGCGGGCGGGCTCTACACGAGCGCCTGCGTCTGCCCGACCGGCATGGTGTTCAACACGACGCTGGCCCGCGTGTGCATCGATGCGGCCGCCTGCGCCTTCCGCTGCGCGTCGGGCGAGTGTCTGGCGAGGGGGCTGCGGTGCAACGGGCGCGTCGACTGCATGGACCAGTCGGACGAGCAGGGCTGCGAGAGCAAGACGCCGGCGGGCGCCGGCACCACCGGCTGCCGGTGGAACGAGTTCCGCTGCGCGGACGGGAGCCGCTGCATCGCCGCGACGAGCCGGTGCGACAGCCGGCCGGACTGTGCCGACCGGTCGGACGAGGCGAACTGCGAGGGGTACAATCGGCGCACCAACTGCACGCGCTACCAGTTCAGCTGCGCGGACGGGTTCTGCGTCGATGCGACGGCCCGGTGCGACCAGGTGCCAGACTgcccggacggctccgacgagCAGGAGTGTGCGGGTGTGGGGGGTAAGGGTGGCGTGGCAGCGACGACGTGCGCGGCCGGCATGTTCCGCTGCAACAGTGGGCAGTGCGTGCCGGGCAGCTGGGAGTGCGACGGCAGCCCCGACTGCCACGATGCGTCCGACGAGCACGAGTCGTGCCAGCCGGCAGAGAAGAAGCAGGAggaggggaaggggaaggAGCAGGAGCGATGCGGAGAAGGGCGCTTCCGGTGCGGCGTTGGGTTCTGCATCAGCAGCGCGTTGGTGTGCGACGGCAACGATGACTGCGGCGACGGCACGGACGAGGAGCATTGCGTCGGGCGGATCGGAGCGACGGCGGCCCAGTGCAGCGAGCAGGCGATCGCGAACGGCACCGCGTACCGGTGCGCCCGGTCCGGCGCGTGTCTGCCGGCGGCGGCCCGCTGCAACGGGACGGCGGAGTGCCCGCACGGCGAGGACGAGACGGGCTGCAGCAACTGCGGGCTGCGCGAGTTCCAGTGCGCGGACGGCCAGTGCATCCGGCAGGAGTGGCGCTGCGACCACGACCAGGACTGCGACGACGGCTCGGACGAGCGGAACTGCACGGCGGGGGCGGACGGAAGCACGGCCCACACCCACGCGATCGACTGCGGCCGGGACACGTTCGAGTGCGGGCCGGGCGAGTGCATCCCGGTGGCGAAGCTGTGCGACGGCCGGCGCGACTGCACCAACGGGCACGACGAGGAGGGCGCCTGCGCGTCCGCCTGCACCGGCGGGCTCGGTCCGTGCGCCCAGATCTGCCAGAAGTCCCCCGCCGGCTCGATCTGCGCCTGTCTCGAGGGGTACGAGCTGGCGGGCGACCGGAAAACCTGCACCGACGTGAACGAGTGCGCCCGGGGGCAACCGTGCGCCCAGCAGTGCGCCAACGTGCACGGCTCGTACCGGTGCGCCTGCCACGACGGCTTCATGCTGCGCCCCGACAAGGCGTCCTGCAAGTCGGTGGGGCCGGCGCCGCACCTACTCTACACCGCCCTCGACCAGGTGCGGCAGCTGACGTTGCAGCAGCCGCCCCGCATCGACACGGTGCTGCGGGCGAACGGGAGCCGCATCACCGCCCTCGACCTGGACGTGCGCCAGCGCCGGCTGTACTACGCCGCCGAGAACGGGGCCGCCCTGTACGAGCACGATCTGCGCACGAACGAGACGCGCGTGCTCGCGAACGTGGGCCGGCCGGACCGGCTGGCGGTCGACTGGGTCGCCGGCAACGTGTACTTTGCCGACGCGACCGAACCCTCGCTCAAGGTGTGCCACTTCGGGCGGGGGGCGTGCGCCCGCGTCGCCTCCTTCTCCCAGCGCAACTACGTGAAGGCGGTCGCGGTCGACCCGGTCAACCGGTACCTGTTCTACGCGCTGCTGTTCTCCTGGATCTTCCAGGTGCCGCACACGATCGTGTACCGGGCCCGGCTGGACGGGTCGCTGCAGGAGATCGTCACCAAGCAGGCGGGCATCGTGTCGGCGCTCGCGGTCGACCCGCAGGCCCAGCTGCTCTACTACACCGAGCTCGCCGGCAACACGCTGCGGCGCGTCGACTACCTCGGCCAGGGGCAGCGCGTGCTCGCCGAGGACCAGCCCGGCCTGCTGCACCAGCCGGTGCAGCTGAGCGTGTACGAGAACCAGGCGCTGGTGGTGAACCGGGCCCCGCCCGGCTCGATCGGCCAGTGCCAGCTGTACGGCCAGTACCGGTGCGAGCCGTACCGCGTGAACGTGCCGCCGaccgggctgctgctggtcgtgcAGGAATCGCGCCAGCCGATGGTGCCGAACGTGTGCGACCGGGCCAACTGCACGCATCTGTGCGTGGCCGTCGGGCCGGTCGCTCGCTGCATCTGCGAGAACGGGCTGGAGATAGCGGAGGGCGATCGGTGTGCCGAGCCGAAGGATGGGGCCCGCGCGATGAAACCGTACCGCGGCACCGTGCTGGTTGGGGCGGCAGCGCCGGCGCAGCCAACGACAGACGGTGCCGACGACGAAGGGGCCGGCTGGCTGGCCGGCCTGCTGCACGTGCTGCTGTACGTGACGCTCGTGGGTGCGACGGTCGGGGCCGGGTGGTACGTCTATCGCCAGCGGTTCCAGCACAAGTTTGACGTCGGCATACACTTCAACAACACCGAGCTGAGCACGAGCGAGTACGCGCAGGTGGAGCTGTGCAAGGTGGAGGGAAGGAACGTACTCACGCTGGTGCAGCATCCGGCCGAGGCGGACGCGCTGTCGGCGATCAGCGGCGCCACGGACGGCAACGGGCCGGACATACAGAACTTTGCGGTCGGCTCGACCGACACGCCGTACTACAACTGCGACGACGATCTGCACGAGCGGCTGATCGTTTGA
- the LOC120955321 gene encoding activating signal cointegrator 1 complex subunit 2, producing the protein MSDKNKDDATLPLNLKKIAHTENGVQRSVAALHTTWKDERCFTKYTAFLVNGEEPVGDALLEQWANETEWFIKDMKHLLNLEYHKFWSTIVHNATALESVVSFMQNALPFYLVPVLKALDNERVLPLYTAAHAHVFRVICRLTTVRESGTCWMEPEFYGKLVYKHFIVTVPFLFDLISVYSRDNDAQIARILDTVLQLQPKYIQDLKHGLSYLLNAFNIIQTRCESELADATVSEATLNDLTLYAQDCSSVLVQLVTVSPTLRTICAELGVEFALSNFYDNVLIVLYRNIHEVNRQSHYLAALNDMRVELLETFRSVLSVQLEKIMDGSGDSLLAADRFIGILTECLANSVFVGDYKSLYDIEDDLAIVQVGYQSVDQVKYDFIQKAYARERPKQPAAPAASAEQQERDESPANDGASLSEEEQRVEQNVRYIMELLPDLAVEQVRKVVRAYDNVEQAVSVLLEQDHAASGPSGVPSSGGDQPHIPADPLDEFYLRTGIDRLNIYDGDEFDVMVNDKVKGIIKKGKGMPGQPRTLTELLDDKSHVQQMRHFYRKYDLIAEQEPDDDDEYDDSFEAMAESESRHVKVAKGARNALADAVDAESSEEEQESEEEQSEQGANRNGAMAFCENPELARKRYEERLNSKYLRRHGSAAAGPSPKEADVRGKPKGQGQDAKVLLNRRHKNEHKATSGNHNRKQGASYKRNRGMLPS; encoded by the exons ATGAGTGACAAGAATAAG GATGATGCCACACTTCCCCTGAACCTGAAGAAGATCGCTCACACGGAGAATGGCGTACAGCGAAGTGTCGCTGCACTG CACACAACCTGGAAAGATGAGCGATGCTTCACCAAGTACACCGCATTCCTGGTCAATGGGGAGGAACCCGTCGGCGATGCCCTCCTGGAGCAGTGGGCAAACGAAACGGAGTGGTTTATTAAGGACATGAAGCATCTACTAAATCTCGAGTATCACAA ATTCTGGTCCACGATCGTGCACAACGCGACGGCGCTCGAGAGTGTCGTGTCGTTCATGCAGAATGCGCTCCCGTTCTATCTCGTGCCGGTGCTGAAGGCGCTAGATAACGAACGCGTCCTGCCGCTCTACACGGCGGCCCATGCGCACGTGTTCCGGGTGATCTGCCGGCTGACCACGGTGCGCGAGAGCGGCACGTGCTGGATGGAGCCCGAGTTTTACGGCAAGTTGGTGTACAAGCACTTCATCGTCACCGTGCCGTTCCTGTTCGATCTGATCTCGGTCTACAGCCGGGACAACGATGCGCAGATTGCGCGCATACTGGACAcggtgctgcagctgcagccaaAGTACATCCAGGATCTGAAGCACGGATTAAGCTACCTGTTgaac GCATTCAACATCATCCAGACGCGCTGCGAGTCGGAGCTGGCCGATGCGACCGTGTCCGAGGCGACGCTGAACGATCTCACGCTGTACGCGCAGGACTGCAGCAGCGTGCTGGTGCAGCTGGTAACCGTTTCGCCTACGCTGCGCACGATCTGCGCCGAGCTGGGCGTGGAGTTTGCGCTCAGCAACTTCTACGACAACGTGCTGATCGTGCTGTACCGGAACATCCACGAGGTGAACCGGCAGTCCCACTACCTGGCCGCGCTGAACGATATGCGGGTGGAGCTGCTGGAAACGTTCCGGTCGGTGCTGAGCGTGCAGCTGGAGAAGATCATGGACGGGTCGGGCGACAGCCTGCTGGCGGCGGACCGGTTCATCGGCATACTGACGGAGTGCCTGGCGAACAGTGTATTCGTGGGCGACTACAAGAGCCTGTACGACATCGAGGACGACCTGGCGATTGTGCAGGTGGGCTACCAGTCGGTCGACCAGGTGAAGTACGACTTCATCCAGAAGGCGTACGCGAGGGAGCGCCCGAAGCAGCCAGCTGCTCCGGCGGCATCAGCGGAACAGCAAGAGCGGGACGAatcgcccgcaaacgacggtgCCAGCCTGTCCGAGGAGGAGCAGCGGGTCGAGCAAAACGTGCGCTACATCATGGAGCTGCTGCCGGACCTGGCAGTGGAGCAGGTGCGCAAGGTCGTGCGCGCGTACGACAACGTGGAGCAGGCGGTCAGCGTGCTGCTCGAGCAGGACCATGCGGCGAGCGGACCGAGCGGTGTCCCGTCCTCCGGCGGCGACCAGCCGCATATACCGGCCGATCCGCTCGACGAGTTTTACCTGCGCACCGGCATCGACCGGCTGAACATCTACGATGGCGACGAGTTCGACGTGATGGTGAACGACAAGGTGAAGGGCATCATCAAGAAGGGCAAGGGCATGCCGGGGCAGCCGCGCACGCTGACCGAGCTGCTGGACGACAAGAGCCACGTCCAGCAGATGCGCCACTTCTACCGGAAGTACGATCTGATCGCGGAGCAGGAaccggacgacgacgacgagtaCGACGATTCGTTCGAGGCGATGGCGGAGAGCGAATCGCGCCACGTGAAGGTAGCCAAGGGCGCCCGGAACGCGCTCGCGGACGCCGTGGACGCGGAGAGCAgcgaggaggagcaggaaagCGAGGAGGAGCAGTCGGAGCAGGGCGCGAACCGGAATGGGGCGATGGCGTTCTGCGAAAATCCGGAGCTGGCGCGGAAGCGGTACGAGGAGCGATTGAACAGCAAGTACCTGCGGAGGCACGGGAGTGCGGCGGCCGGGCCCAGCCCCAAGGAGGCGGACGTGCGGGGCAAACCGAAGGGCCAGGGCCAGGACGCGAAGGTGCTGCTCAACCGAAGGCACAAGAACGAGCACAAGGCGACGAGCGGCAACCACAATCGCAAGCAGGGCGCGAGCTACAAGCGCAACCGCGGTATGCTGCCGTCGTAG
- the LOC120953094 gene encoding protein FAN-like, translating to MEKQRFSLLLLEPNEIYFEDFSVDIVRLGGTADGRCTEPDLQTAGRLKMCSRSLVFEAKGASAGQPLIKIMYKDCTTIDRQHQDGSEPASGDGQRLAIRCRQYIEMLDRGQIQPYRFVQQECTFLFHFHYAKLDECLQQICQLYRASTLPSYEQNSMIATIVYSRHSRVKFNPLWLNNLYERTVADFQVEEINPLVVNPGRLLVTNAFIYFQYYNNISTKPVLKVAIRHITGLSKHRYLLRQIGLRIRWQDEQQQQPAAAAAGGTDQCLYLVFRNQPDRDDCWRCIGEQPDYAAAEQSPESMTLKWQNGLVSNYDYLLYLNGLADRSFQDLTQYPVFPWIVTDYTSPELNLAEPGVYRDLAKPVGALNPERLARLRSRYEEMGEPKFLYGSHYSTPGFVLYYLVRKHPELMLCLQNGKFDHPDRMFNSVADAYHNCLHNMSDFKELIPEFYDPEQGGDFLQNGLKIDFGTRFDGTPVGHVALPPWAQNSPARFVRLLRQALESDYVSARLHHWIDLIFGYRQQGQPALDADNVFYHLCYEGSVDLGQINDLAARHAIEVQISEFGQIPRQLFRTAHVSKLLAVPGPVGPAGGRMVLRPLGEYCTHKDAITAVAIDRAVGHIFTTSKDGTMTCYSLGERRKIRSVQLSDLPISSVQLAPDRSIILGGWDNTIFIYNFDFGKISSTIRAHDDAVSCISYVPSYGLLVSGSWDCSLKIWNNYHNDSVVGYHVLEEKVVSLDTFAGERTIRVAVGLQSGELLLYELDGRTVHRPTSYTRDNQQLLQTHRGAVCEVRFSAKGTLIASAGEDRLLYVTDADSSMTICRKELAETVRCLCWTVDGKYLLLGDRTGTLHVWNMLLGVVESELTLHSACVYRIECIDEKRIVSCGKDDNNYCVKLWDVAT from the exons ATGGAAAAGCAAAG gttctcgctgctgctgctcgagccgAACGAAATCTACTTCGAGGACTTCTCGGTCGACATCGTGCGGCTGGGCGGGACGGCGGATGGCCGCTGCACCGAGCCGGACCTGCAGACGGCCGGCCGGCTCAAGATGTGCTCCCGGTCGCTGGTGTTCGAGGCGAAGGGGGCCAGCGCCGGCCAGCCGCTCATCAAGATCATGTACAAAGACTGCACCACGATCGACCGGCAGCACCAGGACGGTAGCGAGCCGGCCAGCGGCGACGGCCAGCGGCTTGCCATCCGGTGCCGCCAGTACATCGAAATGCTCGACCGGGGCCAGATACAGCCGTACCGGTTCGTGCAGCAGGAGTGCACCTTTCTGTTTCACTTTCACTACGCCAAGCTGGACGAGTGCCTGCAGCAAATCTGCCAGCTGTACCGTGCCTCCACGCTGCCGTCCTACGAGCAGAACAGTATG ATAGCAACGATCGTGTACTCGCGGCACAGTCGCGTCAAGTTCAATCCACTCTGGCTGAACAACCTGTACGAGCGGACGGTGGCGGACTTTCAGGTGGAGGAAATCAATCCGCTGGTCGTGAATCCGGGCCGGCTGCTCGTCACCAACGCGTTCATCTATTTCCAGTACTACAACAACATTAGCACG AAGCCCGTGCTGAAGGTGGCCATCCGGCACATTACCGGACTGTCAAAGCATCGGTATCTGTTGCGGCAGATCGGGCTGCGGATCCGGTGGcaggacgagcagcagcagcagccggctgcggcggcggcgggcgGTACCGACCAGTGCCTTTACCTCGTGTTTCGCAACCAGCCGGACCGGGACGACTGCTGGCGCTGCATCGGCGAGCAGCCGGACTATGCGGCCGCCGAGCAGAGCCCCGAAAGCATGACGCTCAAGTGGCAGAACGGGCTCGTGTCCAACTACGACTACCTGCTCTACCTGAACGGGCTGGCCGACCGGTCGTTCCAGGATCTGACGCAGTACCCGGTCTTCCCGTGGATCGTCACCGACTACACCTCGCCGGAGCTGAACCTGGCCGAGCCGGGCGTGTACCGCGACCTGGCCAAACCGGTCGGCGCCCTCAACCCGGAACGGCTCGCCCGGCTGCGCAGCCGGTACGAGGAGATGGGTGAGCCGAAGTTCCTGTACGGCTCGCACTACTCCACGCCCGGCTTCGTGCTGTACTATCTCGTCCGCAAGCACCCGGAGCTGATGCTGTGCCTGCAGAACGGCAAGTTCGACCACCCGGACCGGATGTTCAACAGCGTGGCGGACGCGTACCACAACTGTCTGCACAACATGTCCGACTTCAAGGAGCTGATACCGGAGTTCTACGATCCCGAGCAGGGCGGCGACTTCCTGCAGAACGGGCTGAAGATTGACTTTGGCACGCGGTTCGACGGCACGCCGGTCGGGCACGTTGCGCTGCCGCCGTGGGCGCAAAACTCGCCCGCCCGGTTCGTGCGGCTGCTGCGCCAGGCGCTCGAGTCGGACTACGTCTCGGCCCGGCTGCACCACTGGATCGATCTGATCTTCGGCTACCGGCAGCAGGGCCAGCCCGCCCTCGACGCGGACAACGTCTTCTACCATCTCTGCTACGAAGGGTCGGTCGATCTCGGGCAGATCAACGATCTGGCCGCCCGGCACGCGATCGAGGTGCAGATATCGGAGTTTGGCCAGATCCCGCGCCAGCTCTTCCGCACCGCGCACGTGTCGAAGCTGCTGGCCGTGCCGGGACCGGTCGGGCCGGCCGGCGGGCGGATGGTGTTGCGGCCGCTCGGCGAGTACTGCACGCACAAGGACGCGATCACGGCGGTCGCGATCGATCGGGCGGTCGGGCACATCTTCACCACCAGCAAGGACGGCACGATGACGTGCTACAGCCTCGGCGAGCGGCGCAAAATACGCAGCGTGCAGCTGAGCGATCTGCCCATCAGCTCCGTCCAGCTCGCGCCGGACCGCTCCATCATACTGGGCGGCTGGGACAACACCAT TTTTATCTATAATTTTGACTTTGGCAAGATTTCGAGCACCATACGGGCGCACGATGATGCCGTCTCGTGCATTTCCTACGTACCGTCCTACGGCCTGCTAGTGTCCGGGAGCTGGGACTGCAGTTTGAA AATCTGGAACAACTACCACAACGACTCGGTCGTCGGCTACCACGTGCTGGAGGAGAAGGTCGTCTCGCTCGACACGTTCGCGGGCGAGCGCACCATCCGGGTAGCGGTCGGGCTGCAGAGcggcgagctgctgctgtacgaGCTGGACGGGCGCACCGTCCACCGGCCGACGTCGTACACGCGCGACAACCAGCAGCTGCTCCAGACGCACCGGGGCGCCGTCTGCGAGGTGCGGTTCAGCGCCAAGGGCACGCTGATCGCATCCGCCGGCGAGGACCGGCTGCTGTACGTGACGGACGCGGACAGCAGCATGACGATCTGCCGGAAGGAGCTGGCGGAAACGGTGCGCTGCCTCTGCTGGACGGTGGACGGCAAGTATCTGCTGCTGGGCGACCGGACCGGCACGCTGCACGTCTGGAACATGCTGCTGGGGGTGGTGGAGTCCGAGCTGACCCTGCACAGCG CCTGCGTGTATCGTATCGAGTGCATTGACGAGAAGCGGATTGTAAGCTGCGGCAAGGATGACAATAACTACTGTGTCAAATTGTGGGATGTTGCCACGTAG